ATTGTAGGCTTTTATTGTCTACTACTTATCAAAAATTGTCTATTATACCGGGAAAATTCAAAGAAAGACCAAAGCCTGTGGACAAGGCCCGGAAAAAAGAATCAGGAAAGGGTTATAAAGAATTAGAAAAGGACTATAATAAAAAGAAAAGATCATTCAAAAGCACATAAAAAGAGACAAAAAAAGAGCCAATTGCCTTATTAATTGGCACTTCTGCACTCTTAAATTTATACTTCTTGATGTAATCTTTAGGGGCCATGGAAGTGATTTTCTTAAACACCCGGTTAAAGGTGATAATACTGTTGAAGCCTGAAGTATAGGCCACGGAAGAGATACAGTCAAAATCGCCACTAATGATCTTTTTGCAGGCCTCGTTTACCCGGATTTCATGCAGGAAAGACAAATAGGTTTTCCTGGTATGCCGTTTAAAATACTTGCAGAAGGCATGGGGTGTGATACAGGCAATGGAAGCAATGGTGTGGAGTGAAATATCCTCTGAATAATGATCGATGGTATACTGATATACGTCGTTCATCCTCAGTCCTTCGGAATCCGTAAAAGAATGATTGGAAAAACCGGTGGAAAGGGATTTCCATTCTTTAATGTTATTGGCACAGGATTGCAACAGCTTAATCAGGTTCAGAAGCCGGTCAAGTCCTTCTGAATCCCTCACTTCTTTTACCATCCCGGAGATTTGCAAAACATGTGAGGAAGGCACTTGTAAACCAAATGCAGTTCCTTCCATAAACCTTTTTACAGGCTCCATCTCGGGAAGTTCCAGCAAACTGGCCAGGTTATGTTTATGATCAAAGAAGATATGGATCGCATGAATGTTATTGCGGTAACTCTCGCCAAAATGACTGGCATTGGAGCGGAAAAGATGGGGCTGATCGCTACCTATAAAATAGATGTCGCCAGGTTTGCAGGGCTGGGTATAATTTCCTGCAATCAAGGTTCCCTCCCCTTTTATAATTAAAGTAATCTGTACTTCTTTATGCCGGTGCAGATAGTTGTAAAAGTAAGGCAATATATCTTCCTGTACTACTATAGAGTATTCATTTGCAACGGGAACGGTGAATTGAAGTACTTTCATACAATCAATAATACCATAAAAAAGAATAATTTGTACTGCAACTACAGGAGCGTAACAAGAATCATACTTTTCGGCAGCCCTTCCTTCAGGAAAAGACCTAAATCACTGCCGATAAACTACTTAAAGCCCAAAATATCCAAAATCATTAAGTACTTAAATCAGAAGTATAAATATTTTATCAAAAATAGGCCAAAGACAATTCCTTCCGGACAATAAGAACAGAAACAGTTAATGATTTAAGAAAACAAAGGAGGGATCAGGTGTTATATTGGGCTTTTAGCTGCCTGAACGCTATCAAAGAAGTTACAGAAAAGCGGATCTCTAAATGAACAAAGCAATACCGGCGATCTGCCCTGGTATTGCTTTGAATATCGCAATGTCCTGATATGGATATACCTTACTCGCTTACCAGATCCAGAGCGGCCTCTTTTACAGCCTGACTGCTTAGGTCTTCCAGCTCTGCATCATGAGTATAGCTTCTGATTGCCGCAATGCTACGCTCCATATCCAACCAATAGGCATAATAGCCGCTACGGCCCAATACCTGGTTGTCTGCATCTTTCAAAATAAAATAAGAACCCTGTTCGTCTGACTGTCTGCTGAAACGGTGAGCGAATTTTGCATTTGCCCTAACCAGGTCAATTTGCTTTTCACATGCGATCTTTGCAGTCGTACGGTCTGAACTCCGCAATACAATATCGCCGGATTTCAACTTTAGGTTAAAATGGTACTTGTTGTCAAAGTCTTTTATAATCTGAAATTTTGCCATAACTCATTTAAAGTTTACGACTGCAAATTTAAGAGCGTCACAAATAAAAAATACGCATCAGTGTCAATCGAAAAACTGATAATTATCAATTATTGTGGAAAGTTATTACTTCAACATGACCTTTAATAGTTAAGGAATGCAAAAAAAATAGAAGTAACTTTGTGCCATTAATAAAGTATTGATCATTTAACAGGATTCAATAGTAAAGTACAGAGAACGAGAATATGAGCCTATCCGGAATTTTTCCAATTGATCAATGGAATTTCAAATCACAATCTATCCTGAAGAGTATTCCTGCTGAAGACCATGACCGCCTTTGTATCAATATGACTGTAGAAAGTTATAACAAAGGGGATGTGATTTTTAAAGAAGGTGCCGTTCCCTCTGGGATTTTTTACATTCAGAAAGGAATTGTAAAGAAATATAAGGTAGACCGTGACGGCAGGG
This region of Pedobacter steynii genomic DNA includes:
- a CDS encoding DUF1508 domain-containing protein — translated: MAKFQIIKDFDNKYHFNLKLKSGDIVLRSSDRTTAKIACEKQIDLVRANAKFAHRFSRQSDEQGSYFILKDADNQVLGRSGYYAYWLDMERSIAAIRSYTHDAELEDLSSQAVKEAALDLVSE
- a CDS encoding AraC family transcriptional regulator, encoding MKVLQFTVPVANEYSIVVQEDILPYFYNYLHRHKEVQITLIIKGEGTLIAGNYTQPCKPGDIYFIGSDQPHLFRSNASHFGESYRNNIHAIHIFFDHKHNLASLLELPEMEPVKRFMEGTAFGLQVPSSHVLQISGMVKEVRDSEGLDRLLNLIKLLQSCANNIKEWKSLSTGFSNHSFTDSEGLRMNDVYQYTIDHYSEDISLHTIASIACITPHAFCKYFKRHTRKTYLSFLHEIRVNEACKKIISGDFDCISSVAYTSGFNSIITFNRVFKKITSMAPKDYIKKYKFKSAEVPINKAIGSFFVSFYVLLNDLFFLL